One genomic region from Cucumis melo cultivar AY chromosome 9, USDA_Cmelo_AY_1.0, whole genome shotgun sequence encodes:
- the LOC103498111 gene encoding SUPPRESSOR OF GAMMA RESPONSE 1 isoform X2 yields MARSWIIDSRTIARKVRHISQPPSQVIKDCDAKRECPNCNFMIDNTDVLSEWPGLPAGVKFDPTDDEIMDHLAAKCAVGNLKPHALIDEFIPTLETDQGICYTHPENLPGVSKDGNDVHFFHKTNNAYATGQRKRRKIESEQSSSLEHFRWHKTGKTKAMISNGVHKGWKKIFSLYRSSKGGSKPEKSNWVIHQYHLGTEEDEKEGEYVLSKISYQQPKQCIKNNDNMLIEYLDAMLHQTSPRTPKSNPPVPPRSGKSLVSNAVADNSLPQSSAKEEELTPEAFRVSYANISSENDGGCHGWMAGESQDIADVELHYLEDNLLCNEVLDSSAFISSNQVNQIPFPLSGSNAYHEIANDNVPCGIADLENLDLDTPPDFHLAFGSQESIFDWIDRI; encoded by the exons ATGGCAAG GTCTTGGATAATTGATAGCCGAACAATTGCAAGAAAAGTCAGGCACATCAGTCAACCTCCTTCACAAGTAATTAAAGATTGTGATGCGAAACGAGAATGTCCAAACTGTAACTTTATGATTGATAATACCGAT GTTTTGTCTGAATGGCCAGGGTTGCCTGCTGGTGTTAAATTTGATCCAACTGATGATGAAATAATGGATCACTTAGCGGCCAAGTGCGCTGTTGGAAATTTAAAGCCACATGCATTAATTGATGAATTCATCCCCACACTTGAAACTGACCAAGGAATCTGTTACACTCATCCAGAAAATCTCCCTG GTGTCAGTAAAGATGGAAATGATGTCCATTTCTTTCACAAAACAAACAATGCATATGCCACAGGTCAAAGGAAGCGCCGCAAGATAGAAAGTGAACAAAGTTCAAGCCTCGAACATTTTCGCTGGCACAAAACCGGTAAGACCAAAGCTATGATATCAAATGGTGTTCATAAGGGATGGAAGAAGATCTTCTCTCTGTACAGAAGTTCAAAAGGAGGCTCAAAACCCGAAAAATCTAATTGGGTGATACATCAATATCATTTGGGAACTGAAGAAGATGAGAAGGAAGGCGAATACGTTTTGTCGAAAATTTCTTATCAGCAACCAAAACAATGTATTAAGAACAATGATAATATGCTCATTGAGTATTTAGATGCTATGCTCCATCAAACAAGTCCTAGAACTCCCAAGTCGAATCCTCCGGTTCCACCTCGATCGGGAAAATCACTTGTCTCCAATGCCGTTGCTGACAATAGTCTGCCTCAGTCATCGGCAAAG GAAGAAGAGTTGACTCCGGAGGCATTTCGTGTTTCTTATGCCAATATTTCATCAGAGAATGATGGGGGATGCCATGGATGGATGGCTGGAGAATCTCAGGATATAGCTGATGTTGAATTACATTACTTGGAAGACAACTTATTATGCAATGAAGTCCTAGATTCTAGTGCTTTTATAAGTAGCAACCAAGTAAATCAAATACCTTTCCCTCTCTCCGGTAGCAACGCTTACCACGAGATTGCAAACGATAATGTTCCTTGTGGTATTGCAGACCTTGAGAACCTTGACTTGGATACTCCACCTGATTTTCATCTTGCA TTTGGTTCTCAAGAGAGCATTTTCGACTGGATTGACAGGATATGA
- the LOC103498114 gene encoding uncharacterized protein LOC103498114 isoform X1, with the protein MSDGYYSSKKTDDICEDVCGQQGPRGAFSLSRFRCILRGWDLKTLISLFVAVPLLILFIYLHGQKISYFLRPIWESPPKPFHEIPHYYHENVSMESLCKLHGWTMRESPRRVFDAVLFSNEVDILTVRWNELYPYMTQFVLLESNSTFTGLQKPLVFANNREQFSFVESRLTYGMIGGRFKKGENPFVEEAYQRLALDQLLRIAGIQDDDLLIMSDVDEIPSAHTINLLRWCDDVPPILHLRLRNYLYSFEFYADDNSWRASVHQYKHGKTRYAHYRQSDVILSDSGWHCSFCFRHISEFIFKMKAYSHYDRVRFSHYLNPDRIQDIICKGADLFDMLPEEYTFREIIGKMGPIPQSYSAVHLPSFLLNNAEKYKYLLPGNCRRESG; encoded by the coding sequence CAGGGGCCTCGAGGTGCTTTCAGCTTGTCTAGATTTCGATGTATTCTTCGAGGTTGGGATTTGAAGACATTAATTTCTCTCTTTGTAGCTGTTCCACTCTTGATTTTATTCATATATCTTCATGGCCAGAAGATTTCTTATTTCCTTAGACCTATTTGGGAGTCTCCTCCAAAGCCATTTCATGAAATCCCTCATTACTATCATGAAAATGTATCAATGGAGTCTCTCTGTAAGCTTCATGGTTGGACAATGCGCGAATCGCCAAGAAGAGTCTTTGATGCTGTTCTGTTTAGTAATGAAGTTGACATCCTGACTGTCAGATGGAATGAACTTTATCCTTATATGACTCAGTTTGTGCTTCTCGAATCAAACTCGACGTTCACTGGTTTGCAGAAGCCGTTGGTTTTTGCAAACAATCGGGAACAGTTTAGCTTTGTCGAGTCACGGTTGACTTATGGGATGATAGGGGGAAGATTTAAGAAAGGAGAGAATCCATTTGTTGAAGAGGCATATCAAAGATTGGCTCTAGATCAGCTTCTTAGGATTGCTGGGATACAGGATGATGACTTGTTGATCATGTCTGATGTCGACGAGATCCCAAGCGCTCACACTATAAACCTCTTGAGGTGGTGCGATGATGTTCCACCAATACTCCACCTTCGATTAAGGAACTACCTTTACTCCTTTGAGTTTTATGCAGATGACAACAGTTGGAGAGCTTCTGTCCATCAATACAAGCATGGTAAAACACGGTATGCTCATTATCGTCAATCCGATGTAATCTTATCGGATTCAGGGTGGCATTGTAGCTTTTGCTTCCGACATATCAGCGAGTTCATATTCAAGATGAAAGCGTACAGCCATTATGACAGAGTCAGATTTTCTCATTACTTGAACCCTGACAGAATTCAGGATATAATATGCAAAGGAGCAGACCTATTCGACATGCTTCCAGAAGAATACACGTTTCGGGAGATAATTGGGAAGATGGGACCAATCCCCCAGTCTTACTCAGCCGTTCATCTCCCTTCGTTCCTGCTAAACAACGCTGAGAAGTATAAATACTTGTTACCAGGTAACTGCAGAAGAGAAAGTGGCTAA
- the LOC103498114 gene encoding uncharacterized protein LOC103498114 isoform X2 — protein MSDGYYSSKKTDDICEDVCGQGPRGAFSLSRFRCILRGWDLKTLISLFVAVPLLILFIYLHGQKISYFLRPIWESPPKPFHEIPHYYHENVSMESLCKLHGWTMRESPRRVFDAVLFSNEVDILTVRWNELYPYMTQFVLLESNSTFTGLQKPLVFANNREQFSFVESRLTYGMIGGRFKKGENPFVEEAYQRLALDQLLRIAGIQDDDLLIMSDVDEIPSAHTINLLRWCDDVPPILHLRLRNYLYSFEFYADDNSWRASVHQYKHGKTRYAHYRQSDVILSDSGWHCSFCFRHISEFIFKMKAYSHYDRVRFSHYLNPDRIQDIICKGADLFDMLPEEYTFREIIGKMGPIPQSYSAVHLPSFLLNNAEKYKYLLPGNCRRESG, from the coding sequence GGGCCTCGAGGTGCTTTCAGCTTGTCTAGATTTCGATGTATTCTTCGAGGTTGGGATTTGAAGACATTAATTTCTCTCTTTGTAGCTGTTCCACTCTTGATTTTATTCATATATCTTCATGGCCAGAAGATTTCTTATTTCCTTAGACCTATTTGGGAGTCTCCTCCAAAGCCATTTCATGAAATCCCTCATTACTATCATGAAAATGTATCAATGGAGTCTCTCTGTAAGCTTCATGGTTGGACAATGCGCGAATCGCCAAGAAGAGTCTTTGATGCTGTTCTGTTTAGTAATGAAGTTGACATCCTGACTGTCAGATGGAATGAACTTTATCCTTATATGACTCAGTTTGTGCTTCTCGAATCAAACTCGACGTTCACTGGTTTGCAGAAGCCGTTGGTTTTTGCAAACAATCGGGAACAGTTTAGCTTTGTCGAGTCACGGTTGACTTATGGGATGATAGGGGGAAGATTTAAGAAAGGAGAGAATCCATTTGTTGAAGAGGCATATCAAAGATTGGCTCTAGATCAGCTTCTTAGGATTGCTGGGATACAGGATGATGACTTGTTGATCATGTCTGATGTCGACGAGATCCCAAGCGCTCACACTATAAACCTCTTGAGGTGGTGCGATGATGTTCCACCAATACTCCACCTTCGATTAAGGAACTACCTTTACTCCTTTGAGTTTTATGCAGATGACAACAGTTGGAGAGCTTCTGTCCATCAATACAAGCATGGTAAAACACGGTATGCTCATTATCGTCAATCCGATGTAATCTTATCGGATTCAGGGTGGCATTGTAGCTTTTGCTTCCGACATATCAGCGAGTTCATATTCAAGATGAAAGCGTACAGCCATTATGACAGAGTCAGATTTTCTCATTACTTGAACCCTGACAGAATTCAGGATATAATATGCAAAGGAGCAGACCTATTCGACATGCTTCCAGAAGAATACACGTTTCGGGAGATAATTGGGAAGATGGGACCAATCCCCCAGTCTTACTCAGCCGTTCATCTCCCTTCGTTCCTGCTAAACAACGCTGAGAAGTATAAATACTTGTTACCAGGTAACTGCAGAAGAGAAAGTGGCTAA
- the LOC103498113 gene encoding CRM-domain containing factor CFM9, mitochondrial — translation MLAATRRLCCFSRVSNLLLSNRYNNVILLTDLNSETVPCNVAHRIIHGEYVLPSTSKVVGPFNGLFRCMSTSKGRSMRSKVERRMRKESGKTLREIRRAKKIKKKLMTEEERLLYNLKRAKKKVALLLQQLKKYELPELPPPRHDPELLTAEQLQAYKKIGFRNKNYVPVGVRGVFGGVVQNMHLHWKFHETVQVCCDNFPKEKIKEMATMLARLSGGIVVNVHNVKTIIMFRGRNYRQPKNLIPINTLTKRKALFKARFEQALDSQKLNIKKIEQELRRKGINPEDPVAMASIQRVASTFFNAIDKKEGTPYVFYGDKQAVTETKTKTNMEEAESNSDSDQEELDRFIAEIEDAADRDWVAEEAAEKEELSQIRYRNREEHGGRFRKSDMRYSDDEMDKPRVWRQRDSKQRLYNSEEEDGDHENEEEWDSDDGQNANNSYTDDSDGAHQIIKATRRTGGRHDLAKTKSFERNVQPFARRMDKEDSEPENMLSDLESAMWQSDEEEEDDMNISRNVDQDYKHNEDHLHHMKKDRNNRHNDYDSSVDEPDEAYDKFKHTYTKQKQDRMSKSKSSYNSVSQDTDSEKAMWDSDDEDERGH, via the exons ATGTTAGCTGCTACTCGAAGACTCTGTTGTTTCAGTAGGGTTTCCAATCTCCTCCTATCCAATCGTTACAA CAATGTCATATTGTTAACAGATTTGAATTCAGAGACTGTTCCATGCAATGTGGCCCATAGAATTATTCATGGTGAATATGTACTGCCTTCTACATCTAAGGTTGTTGGTCCTTTCAATGGGTTGTTTCGTTGTATGTCAACATCGAAGGGAAGAAGTATGCGAAGTAAGGTAGAGAGGAGAATGAGGAAGGAGTCTGGTAAAACCTTAAGGGAGATTAGAAGAgcgaagaaaataaagaaaaagttgaTGACAGAGGAAGAACGGCTCCTTTACAACCTCAAAAGA GCCAAGAAGAAAGTAGCATTACTTTTGCAACAACTCAAGAAGTATGAGCTACCAGAGTTGCCTCCTCCTCGTCACGACCCTGAGCTCTTGACCGCTGAACAGCTTCAAGCTTACAAAAAAATAGGCtttagaaacaaaaattatGTCCCAGTTGGAGTTCGTGGAGTGTTTGGAGGAGTGGTCCAGAATATGCATCTCCACTGGAAGTTTCATGAGACAGTACAAGTGTGTTGTGATAACTTTCCCAAAGAAAAAATCAAGGAAATGGCAACCATGCTTGCAAGACTTAGCGGTGGAATTGTAGTGAATGTACATAACGTGAAAACAATCATCATGTTTCGTGGAAGAAACTATCGTCAACCTAAAAATTTGATACCGATCAACACGCTTACTAAGAGAAAG GCATTATTCAAGGCCAGATTTGAACAAGCTCTCGACTCTCAGAAGCTTAACATAAAGAAGATAGAACAAGAGCTCAGGCGTAAGGGTATAAACCCAGAGGATCCTGTTGCTATGGCCAGCATACAGAGAGTAgcttcaacattttttaatgcCATTGACAAAAAAGAAGGTACCCCATATGTCTTCTATGGTGATAAGCAGGCAGTGACAGAGACCAAGACCAAGACTAACATGGAAGAAGCAGAATCTAATAGTGATAGTGACCAGGAAGAGTTAGACCGATTCATAGCTGAGATCGAGGATGCAGCAGACCGAGATTGGGTTGCCGAGGAAGCGGCAGAGAAGGAAGAACTTAGCCAAATTAGGTATAGGAATAGAGAAGAGCATGGTGGGAGATTCAGAAAATCTGATATGCGTTATTCTGACGATGAGATGGATAAGCCAAGAGTTTGGAGGCAGAGAGATAGTAAGCAAAGATTGTACAATAGTGAAGAGGAAGATGGTGATCATGAAAACGAGGAGGAATGGGATTCTGATGATGGTCAAAATGCTAATAATAGCTATACAGATGATTCTGATGGAGCTCATCAGATCATCAAGGCAACTCGACGAACTGGAGGGAGGCATGATTTGGCCAAAACTAAAAGTTTTGAGAGAAACGTTCAGCCCTTTGCAAGAAGGATGGATAAAGAAGATTCTGAGCCTGAAAACATGCTCAGTGATCTTGAAAGTGCTATGTGGCAATCAGAcgaggaggaagaagatgacATGAATATTTCAAGGAATGTGGATCAAGATTACAAGCACAATGAAGATCATTTGCATCACATGAAGAAAGATCGAAACAATAGGCACAATGACTATGACAGTAGCGTCGATGAACCTGATGAAGCTTACGATAAGTTTAAACACACATACACCAAACAAAAGCAGGATAGAATGAGCAAATCCAAAAGTAGTTACAACTCTGTCTCACAAGATACTGATTCAGAAAAAGCAATGTGGGATTCAGACGATGAAGACGAAAGGGGACATTGA
- the LOC103498111 gene encoding SUPPRESSOR OF GAMMA RESPONSE 1 isoform X1, with translation MARSWIIDSRTIARKVRHISQPPSQVIKDCDAKRECPNCNFMIDNTDVLSEWPGLPAGVKFDPTDDEIMDHLAAKCAVGNLKPHALIDEFIPTLETDQGICYTHPENLPGVSKDGNDVHFFHKTNNAYATGQRKRRKIESEQSSSLEHFRWHKTGKTKAMISNGVHKGWKKIFSLYRSSKGGSKPEKSNWVIHQYHLGTEEDEKEGEYVLSKISYQQPKQCIKNNDNMLIEYLDAMLHQTSPRTPKSNPPVPPRSGKSLVSNAVADNSLPQSSAKEEELTPEAFRVSYANISSENDGGCHGWMAGESQDIADVELHYLEDNLLCNEVLDSSAFISSNQVNQIPFPLSGSNAYHEIANDNVPCGIADLENLDLDTPPDFHLADLQFGSQESIFDWIDRI, from the exons ATGGCAAG GTCTTGGATAATTGATAGCCGAACAATTGCAAGAAAAGTCAGGCACATCAGTCAACCTCCTTCACAAGTAATTAAAGATTGTGATGCGAAACGAGAATGTCCAAACTGTAACTTTATGATTGATAATACCGAT GTTTTGTCTGAATGGCCAGGGTTGCCTGCTGGTGTTAAATTTGATCCAACTGATGATGAAATAATGGATCACTTAGCGGCCAAGTGCGCTGTTGGAAATTTAAAGCCACATGCATTAATTGATGAATTCATCCCCACACTTGAAACTGACCAAGGAATCTGTTACACTCATCCAGAAAATCTCCCTG GTGTCAGTAAAGATGGAAATGATGTCCATTTCTTTCACAAAACAAACAATGCATATGCCACAGGTCAAAGGAAGCGCCGCAAGATAGAAAGTGAACAAAGTTCAAGCCTCGAACATTTTCGCTGGCACAAAACCGGTAAGACCAAAGCTATGATATCAAATGGTGTTCATAAGGGATGGAAGAAGATCTTCTCTCTGTACAGAAGTTCAAAAGGAGGCTCAAAACCCGAAAAATCTAATTGGGTGATACATCAATATCATTTGGGAACTGAAGAAGATGAGAAGGAAGGCGAATACGTTTTGTCGAAAATTTCTTATCAGCAACCAAAACAATGTATTAAGAACAATGATAATATGCTCATTGAGTATTTAGATGCTATGCTCCATCAAACAAGTCCTAGAACTCCCAAGTCGAATCCTCCGGTTCCACCTCGATCGGGAAAATCACTTGTCTCCAATGCCGTTGCTGACAATAGTCTGCCTCAGTCATCGGCAAAG GAAGAAGAGTTGACTCCGGAGGCATTTCGTGTTTCTTATGCCAATATTTCATCAGAGAATGATGGGGGATGCCATGGATGGATGGCTGGAGAATCTCAGGATATAGCTGATGTTGAATTACATTACTTGGAAGACAACTTATTATGCAATGAAGTCCTAGATTCTAGTGCTTTTATAAGTAGCAACCAAGTAAATCAAATACCTTTCCCTCTCTCCGGTAGCAACGCTTACCACGAGATTGCAAACGATAATGTTCCTTGTGGTATTGCAGACCTTGAGAACCTTGACTTGGATACTCCACCTGATTTTCATCTTGCA GACCTGCAGTTTGGTTCTCAAGAGAGCATTTTCGACTGGATTGACAGGATATGA